Below is a genomic region from Rouxiella chamberiensis.
TTCGCAGAATATCGCCCGGGCGCGTAGGCCGCAGCCAGTTGATTTTCTCTACGCCGGTCCCAATAATCCCCTGCGCCAGCGGCAGACTTTTTACCAGCAGATTCATGGTGATACTAACGGTATGCCAACCGCTGGCCGCCAGCCCCCTAAAGATGGAATCTTTCGCCAGTTCGTCGTCCATATGAAACGGCTGTGGATCGTATTTACTCGAAAATTCGGTTATCTCCTGTGCCGAGACATAATATTCAGGGCTATGAAAAATCTGACCCACCGCGAGGCCGTCTAAATGCAGCGCAGCGGGCGAAGACTCCGATAGAGTCTGAGGGGCCGCATATTCCTCGGCACCGTGTAAATAATCATTCGCAGCATTTTCTTCATACATTGTAAAAAGCACCTTGTTATTTTTGAGCCTGTTTGCCGACGCAATATCGCCTGGTGTTGTACGCTCTTGTCGGCCATGACAATGTCTTGCCTGCTTTCAGGAAAAGGCCAGCCAATTGGCCCTGGCCTGCCCACTGCGCATTCGAAAATTGATAAATACCTCTTCGTCGTCCAGCGACAGATAAAGGTTGAAACGAAAGACCTGTTCCAGCGTCAACCCCGGCGGCTGCACATAGCTGTGTCCGGGATAGATACGCACCTGCTGCGAAAGAAGCGCCTTGAGCCGTTCCAGACTGGCGAACATGCTTTTGGCCGCCGCGCGGTCGGGGCAGAGTCCGCAGCCTTCGATAAACAGCGTGTCGCCCGTAAACAGATGCGGGCCTATCCAGTAGCAGGTGCTCCCGGGGGTGTGGCCGGGTGTAATGACCGGGCGGATCATCATGCCGCCGACTTCAAAGCATTGCTCTTCGAAGGTTTGCAGCGCGGCAATCGCAAAGCCCGAAAATTGCGCTTCCTGTCTGGACATCCACACCGGACAGCCGTGAATGTCGGCCAGACTCGCGGCGAGATCGGTATGGTCGGCGTGGGCGTGCGTCAGCAGAATGCCCGCCAGTTCGGCATTCGCTTCGTGCAGCGCGGTTTCCAGTCGGGCCTTTTCCCAGGCGGGATCAATCAGCAGCGCTTTTCCCGTGCGGCGATTCACCACCAGATAGTTGTTGTTGATAAATCGCCCCTGACTCACTTTCAGCGTGGTCACGGTGATCTCTTGCGATGAATTCACAGGTATCCCCAATGCTGTAGCGTTTTTATGGTGGTTTCCACGCCGTTTTCCTGCCCTACTTGCTGCCTGAGCCGTTTCGCACGTTCCACGACGTCGGCAGAAAAGCTTTTGATGAGCGCCGTTTCGATGTCGGCTTCGTCGACGCGTTTAAGGGACAGGCTGCCGCCGCTGACGCCGAGGTTCTCGAGCTGCCACGCCCAGTAAAATTGATCATAGATAAACGGCATGATGACCTGCGGCGTACCGGCCCTTGCGGCGGCGGCAACCGTACCGCCGCCGCCGTGGTGAAACACGGTTTTCACTTTCGGAAACAGCCACGCGTGCGAGACGTGATCAACACAGATAACGCCCGGCAGAGTGGCCGCCGCAATCATTTCCGCCACCAGCGCGCCGCTGCCGCGCACAATGACAGCCCGCACCCCCATATTGCGAAGCACGGCGATGATTTTCTGCGTCAACCCGACGGGATCCGAGCTGACCATGCTGCCAAAACCGATATAAATGGGCGCCTCGCCTTCGGCTATAAAACGCTCGAGCGCCGGTGAAACGGTCTGGGTCGAGGTGACAGCGCCCTCCCAGCTGCCGGTGATTTTAATGCTCTCCTCAGGCCATTCGGCGGGACGCGGCACCAGATGCGGGCTAAAGGCATAGAGAATTTTCCGCGCATCGTTGCGTTTATCCGCCCACGGCCCGCTCCAGCGCCAGTCATTCAGCCCCAGACTGGCGCGGCAGGCGCTAAAGGATTTCGCCACGAAGCGCCACATCACGAGGCGCAGCAGTTTCCAGACCGCGAGGTTGACAACCCCCGGCAGCCTGATGATTTTATTCAGGAAAAACGGCGGAATGGTGCGCGACGGCGTCAGCGGCGCAAAATAGGCGGTGACCACCGGAATATCGAACTTTTCGCCAATCGACATTGCCAGCGGTACCGCCTGATTGGCGGCGATGATCAGTCGGCTGCCGCTCGCCGCGGCCGTTCCCTGCTCCACCCATAGCGACATCAGTTTTTCGACTACACCCGACATCTTTCTGGCCGCCTTGCGCACCGACTCGCCGTCCATCAGATCCTGCTCCACCTGCATCGCCTCCGGTAAATCCAGATCCCAGCGGTCGAACCCCAACCCCTCGTCGATAACAAACTGCGCGTTGCGTTCGCCCGACATGATGGAGCATTGATGCCCCATCTGTTGCAGCCGCTTGCCCAGCACGATAAACGGGCGAATATCGCCCATCGACCCGGCGGTTATCATAGACACTTTCATTGCTCGCCCCTTGAATGGCCGGGATGAAACCGCCGTCCTTCTGCGGGGCGAGGCCGGTTATCGTTCAGGAATAATGACATTCAGATTTTCAAAACCATGCAGGAAGTTGGAATAGTTGCGTTCGGGTTCGTCGAGCACGTTTATCGCGGTGAAGCGCTTTAGGATCTCCTCCCAGATAATCGCCAGCTGCATTTCGGCAACTCGACTTCCTACACAGGCGTGAACGCCCACGCCAAAGGAGAGATGCCGACGGGCGCGGTCACGATCGATGCAGAAGGTATCCGGGTCATCAATTGCGGTGGCATCGCGATTGCCGGACAGATACCACATCAGCACGCGGTCGCCCTCTCTGATGGTTTTGCCCCGGATCTCTACATCCCGATTTGCAACGCGGCTCATGAAGCTTATCGGCGTCTGAAAACGCAGGGTTTCAGACACCATGGAAGCCACGAGTTTCGGATTGGCTCTGAGCTTGGCGAACTCCTGCGGGTATTTGTCCAGCCAGTACACACTGCCCGAGATGGTATTTCGCGTGGTGTCATTACCGCCGATAATCAGCAGCACGATGGTGCCGCGAAACTGCTCCAGCGTCATGTCGCAGGTTTCGGGGTGATGCGCCAGCATCGAAATCAGGTCGTGCCCCGGCGGGCCTCGACGGCGTTTTTCCCATAGCGCTTCAAACGCCTGATAGCATTTGATGGTCTCCTGCGCTTTATGCTCCCAGCTTTTCACCGGCCCTCGTCCCGGCTCGAACATCAGCATGTCGGACCAATACGTCAGTTTGCGGCGATCCTCGAAGGGAAAATCGAACAGTGTCGCCAATACGGTGGCCGTCAGCTCTTTGGAAACGTGTTCCACCCAGTCAAACGGCTTGCCGATAGGCAGGCCATCGAGAATCATCCCCGCGCGCTCGCGCAGCAACGGTTCCATGCGAGCGAGGCTCGACGGCCCCATTGCGGGCGTCACCGCCTTGCGATGCTGCGTGTGCTCCGGCGGGTCCATGGTGATAAATCCGACATTTTTACGTCGTTCATGACCCAGCGCCTTCAGCGCCTTGTCCAGCTTTATCTTCTCTTCAATCGACTTGAGGTCGATATTTTCGGTCGAGGTGAAATCGCGATAATTGTTGCCGACGGCGCGAATGTCTTCCCACAGCGTCAGTGACCAATAGGGGCCGAATTCGCTGTCGGGCGTGAAATGCACCGGATCTTCGCGGCGCAGACGCGCGAAAACCGGCAGCTCGGTTGCCTTGGCAAAACGGTCGCGACGTGCAGGATTAAGCTCGGCCAGCGGCAGCGTGTGAATATCTTCAATCTCGACGTGGGTCAGTTCAGCCATCTTATTCACCCTCTCTCTTTTCCACGGTGTTACCGCACAAGTGAAGCCAACATTGCACAAGTTCGGAGACGTGAGGCGCTTTCAGCACGCTAAAGTGCTGCGCAGGCCCCGAAACGGTCTCGAGTTTTTCCGCCCAGTTTGCCCATCCGGAGGCATCGATATCCCGACGTTCGCGGTCCTGGTCTCGGCCGTCATCGACGGATCACGCACCTGAACCAGATTGACCTGTCCGTGATAGCGCGAGGCAGGTCGATAGGCAGTCTGTCTTGCAGCCAGGAAGGTCTGCCACGGCCCCGTCAATAACGGCGGCGAGGCAGGGGTCGGCATTCTGCCGTTTTCTTTGAGATGTTGATGAAGGCTTGCGAGCAGCGCGTCGATATCCTGACGGGCGTAAATATCCGCGTCGATTGTCAGCGACTGACCCCGCGTATAACCCAGACTCTCGACGTATTCGCGCATGCAGTCGGCAAGCGCAGGCGTTGAAGCAGGTTCATCCGGGCCAAGCGGCGCTTCGGAATCGACCAGCATCAACGATGCTATGCGCACCTGCTGCGAAGCACTCTGTCGCGCCATCTCGAACGCCACCTGACCGCCAAACGAATGCCCGAGCAGATGAACGGGGTGTTCGCCACCAAGACCGGCCTGACGTAAGGCGTGCAGATTGCGCGCGGCGGCGGCTTGCACCGACTGTTCGGGGGTATCAACGCCGTCGAGACCTTTGGCAAGCAGGCCATAGACCGGTTGATTCGCAGGGAGAGCCTGCACCAGCGGCAGAAAGTCGGTGACGGTAGACCCGGCACCCGCGATGCAAAACAGCGGCGGGAGATGCGCCGCGCCTTTTTGCAGCAGGATAAGCGGGTTGAAATCTGCGACCGGAGGGGTCGAAGCAGGCGATTCGGCGCAGTTCACCTCCGTCTGCAACGCGCTGGAAGTGAGTGAAAACTGATGGATAGACGCCTGTGGCGCGCTGACCATCGCCTCGAGGGTCGCGAGATAACCTTCGACCATCCGCTCGGCGGTGTCGCGGTTAAACAGATCCACGGCATATTCCAGAATGCCGTCCATGCCAAGCGCCTCGCCGTGTTCGCCGTATTTTTCATACAGCATGTAGTAGAGATCCCACTTGGTATTACCGCTGTGCGCCGGATAGACCTGCGCATCAAGCCCCGGCACCGCAAAGGTTTCCGACGGCGTGTTTTGCAGGATAAGCATGGTCTGGAACAGCGGATAATGCGCGGGCGAGCGCACCGGCAGCAGCTCCGTCACCAGCTTTAGGTAGGGAATATCCTGATTTTCGTAGGCGTTAAGCGCCTGCGCGCGCACGCGTTTGAGCACCTCGTCGACACGCGGATTACCGGAAGTATCCACGCGCATCACCCACTGCGTCAGGAAGCAGCCCACCAGCTCGCTCAGTGCCTGATCGCTGCGCCCGGCCAGAATTGCGCCCAGCGGAATATCTTCGCCCGCGCCGAGACGGGTGTAGAAAATGCCCAACGCCGCCTGCAAAACCATCGACAGCGTCATGGTGTGCGCACGCGCCAGCGCGCTCAAACGCTGATGCAAACCGGCCTCGATGCGCAGCGGCACCACTTCGCCCCGATAACTCGGTGTTGGCGGACGCGGTCTGTCCTGCGGCAACGCCAGCGTCGCGGGCACCCCGTCGAGCGTCTTTTTCCAGTAAGCCAACTGTTCGGCATACAGGCTGTCGGGCTGATTGACGTCGCCCAGCAGCGCGCGGTGCCACACGGCATAATCGGCATAATCCACCGGCAGCGCGGCAAACGGCGGAGCCTGCCCCGCCAGACGCGACTGGTAGGCCAGCGTCAGATCGCGCGTCAGCGGTGCCAGCGAGAAGGCATCGCAGGCAATATGGTGGAACAGCATGACCAGCACGTGCGACTGGGGTCCGACGCGCAGGATGGACGGACGAAACGGCAGATCGACCGCCAGATCAAAGACGCGGGTAATGGCGTCGAACACCGTCTCCCGAACCCGTTCGGCACTGACGTCGATACACGGCACCTCAAGCTCGACCTGCTCGAAAGGGGTGATAACCTGAACCGGCTGCCCTTCCACCACCGCAAAGCGGGTGCGCAGCGTTTCGTGGCGTGCCACCAGATCGTTGAGCGCGGCCGTCAATGCTTCCAGGTTAAGCTCGCCCTGCAGCGAAACCACGATGGGCGTGTTGAGCGAGGCGTTGTCGCCGCGCGTATTCTGCCCGACCCACATCAGATGCTGGCTGTAGGACACGGGCAGCGGTTGCGGGCGCGGTGCGATACGGGCCAACGGCTTGCGCACCCGTTGTTGCGGATTAAGCTGTTTCGAAAGTCCGGCAACGGTCGGATTTTCAAACAGCACACGCACCGGCAGCTCGATGCCCAGTCTGGCGCGAATCCGGCCAATCAAGCCGGTCGCCAGAATCGAATGACCGCCCATCGCAAAGAAATCGTCGTCTATCCCTATCTGCGGCTCTTGCAGCAGCTCGGCATAAAGCTCGCACAGCGCGAGTTCCTGCGCATCGCGCGGCGCGCGATAGTGAGCCGTGTCATTAAATTCCACCGCTGGCAGCGCCTTGATATCGACTTTTCCGTTGGCCGTGAGCGGAAACGCCGCCAGCGTGATAATACGCGCAGGCACCATGTAATCCGGCAGACGCTCGCCGAGATGCTCGAGCAATGCCGCTTCCGTCGCGGTGCCCTCCACATAGGCGACCAGCCGTTTACCGCCCCCGTTGTCCACCGCCAACACCCGCGCCTTTTCAATCAGGGGGTGTGCGGCTAAATGGCTTTCGATTTCACCAAGCTCGATGCGAAAACCGCGCAGTTTGACCTGCTGATCGTTACGCCCCATAAACAGCAGATTGCCGTCCGGCCTGTATCGCACCAGATCTCCCGTGC
It encodes:
- a CDS encoding MaoC/PaaZ C-terminal domain-containing protein, encoding MYEENAANDYLHGAEEYAAPQTLSESSPAALHLDGLAVGQIFHSPEYYVSAQEITEFSSKYDPQPFHMDDELAKDSIFRGLAASGWHTVSITMNLLVKSLPLAQGIIGTGVEKINWLRPTRPGDILRIQARITEISSSPARPDRAKVSIQIGTFGQDNKLRQELIGKLLIFRAGKPVDTL
- the solJ gene encoding solanimycin biosynthesis MBL-fold hydrolase SolJ, which encodes MNSSQEITVTTLKVSQGRFINNNYLVVNRRTGKALLIDPAWEKARLETALHEANAELAGILLTHAHADHTDLAASLADIHGCPVWMSRQEAQFSGFAIAALQTFEEQCFEVGGMMIRPVITPGHTPGSTCYWIGPHLFTGDTLFIEGCGLCPDRAAAKSMFASLERLKALLSQQVRIYPGHSYVQPPGLTLEQVFRFNLYLSLDDEEVFINFRMRSGQARANWLAFS
- a CDS encoding glycosyltransferase; this encodes MKVSMITAGSMGDIRPFIVLGKRLQQMGHQCSIMSGERNAQFVIDEGLGFDRWDLDLPEAMQVEQDLMDGESVRKAARKMSGVVEKLMSLWVEQGTAAASGSRLIIAANQAVPLAMSIGEKFDIPVVTAYFAPLTPSRTIPPFFLNKIIRLPGVVNLAVWKLLRLVMWRFVAKSFSACRASLGLNDWRWSGPWADKRNDARKILYAFSPHLVPRPAEWPEESIKITGSWEGAVTSTQTVSPALERFIAEGEAPIYIGFGSMVSSDPVGLTQKIIAVLRNMGVRAVIVRGSGALVAEMIAAATLPGVICVDHVSHAWLFPKVKTVFHHGGGGTVAAAARAGTPQVIMPFIYDQFYWAWQLENLGVSGGSLSLKRVDEADIETALIKSFSADVVERAKRLRQQVGQENGVETTIKTLQHWGYL
- the solI gene encoding solanimycin biosynthesis cytochrome P450 SolI yields the protein MAELTHVEIEDIHTLPLAELNPARRDRFAKATELPVFARLRREDPVHFTPDSEFGPYWSLTLWEDIRAVGNNYRDFTSTENIDLKSIEEKIKLDKALKALGHERRKNVGFITMDPPEHTQHRKAVTPAMGPSSLARMEPLLRERAGMILDGLPIGKPFDWVEHVSKELTATVLATLFDFPFEDRRKLTYWSDMLMFEPGRGPVKSWEHKAQETIKCYQAFEALWEKRRRGPPGHDLISMLAHHPETCDMTLEQFRGTIVLLIIGGNDTTRNTISGSVYWLDKYPQEFAKLRANPKLVASMVSETLRFQTPISFMSRVANRDVEIRGKTIREGDRVLMWYLSGNRDATAIDDPDTFCIDRDRARRHLSFGVGVHACVGSRVAEMQLAIIWEEILKRFTAINVLDEPERNYSNFLHGFENLNVIIPER